The Chiloscyllium punctatum isolate Juve2018m unplaced genomic scaffold, sChiPun1.3 scaffold_1436, whole genome shotgun sequence genome contains a region encoding:
- the LOC140475154 gene encoding serine/threonine-protein kinase TAO2-like, whose protein sequence is MYLSISVSLTPFTQCPSPLLFPHSLVSTPPPPQPQSKELQIKKQFQDTCKIQTRQYKALRNHLLETTVKSEHKSVLKRLKDEQTRKLAILAEQYDHSINEMLSTQALRLDETQDSEYQVLRLQLQQELELLNAYQSKIKMHTEAQHEREAKELEQRVSIRRALLEQRIEEEMLALQTQRTERIRNLLERQAREIEAFDSESLRLGFSNMALSSLPPASAFTHPYQVSRGSSRAAGGREGMTASSGPGPGPGSGTPQSWRQLPTLAPGSWAHAAPVPGSRGSSLVLRSSPQALHQTTSGGQAESGISRSTSVTSQISNGSQLSYS, encoded by the exons ATGTAcctatctatatctgtctctctcaccccctttacTCAATGCCCCTCTCCTCTGTTGTTTCCTCACTCCCTggtttccaccccccccccccctcaaccgCAGTCGAAGGAATTACAGATTAAGAAGCAGTTCCAAGACACGTGTAAGATTCAGACTCGACAGTACAAGGCCTTGCGGAATCACCTTCTTGAAACCACAGTGAAGAGTGAGCACAAATCTGTCCTGAAACGTCTCAAGGATGAGCAGACACGGAAGCTGGCTATTCTGGCCGAGCAGTACGACCACAGCATTAACGAAATGCTCTCAACCCAGGCA CTCCGTCTGGATGAGACCCAGGACTCAGAGTACCAGGTCCTGAGATTGCAGCTGCAACAGGAGCTCGAGCTGCTGAACGCTTACCAGAGCAAGATCAAGATGCACACAGAAGCTCAGCATGAACGAGAGGccaaggaactggagcagagagTGTCCATTCGACGGGCACTGTTagagcaaaga ATTGAGGAGGAGATGCTGGCGTTACAGACACAGCGAACGGAGCGTATTCGGAATTTACTTGAGCGACAGGCCCGCGAGATAGAAGCTTTTGACTCGGAGAGCTTACGACTGGGTTTCAGTAACATGGCCCTGAGCAGCCTTCCCCCAGCTTCTGCCTTCACCCACCCATACCAGGTCAGCCGAGGAAGCAGTCGAGCGGCAGGAGGTAGAGAGGGAATGACTGCGTCCTCTGGGCCAGGCCCTGGGCCAGGATCGGGGACCCCTCAGTCCTGGAGGCAGCTGCCGACCCTGGCCCCAGGCTCCTGGGCTCATGCAGCCCCTGTCCCCGGGTCACGGGGGAGCAGCCTCGTTCTTCGTAGCAGCCCCCAGGCTCTTCACCAGACGACTTCAGGAGGACAAGCCGAATCTGGGATCAGCCGCAGCACCAGCGTCACTTCCCAGATCTCCAACGGTTCCCAGCTCTCCTATTCCTGA